GCATCGAGATATTATAGGAATATGCAGCAAAGTACGTGGAAAAAGTTGTTTGATAACTGATTTATTTGCTGAAAACCTTTTGCAAAAAAATAAAAAATTTATTTGCTGAAAATACAAAAAAAAATTAAAAAAAAAATCTGAACCCTCTCTTCTTACAAAGTGACACATGTTATATCCAACTTCACCAGCTGCTCAAAAGTCAGACGAAACATGATAACATCTCCGCGTCAGGGACTCATCGTATCTCCACCACCCACCTACAAGCTAATTAAGACATATAACCAAAACGAACAACAAAACATGGCCCATTTACGAGAAAGAGAACCCACCAATCACCATGCTAGCCTCAGCCGGAAACGATGAACCGGACTCGGTCGTGGTCGTGGAACAAGATTCGGAAGCCGCCACTCCAAGATGCTGACTATAATATCCCACATGATGGAGAAGCTCGTCGCACAAAACGAGTGGTTGGCTAAGAGTTTGGAGCCGTTTTACGGCTTGAGAGCACCGATCATAAGTATAGCGAAGTACCTTGAGAGGATATATAAATACACAAAATGTAGCCCAGCGTGTTTCGTGGTCGGGTATGCGTACATAGGCCGGTTGGCTCATAAGCATATTCATTATTTGGTTGTCTCATTGAATGTTCATAGGGTCCTTGTCACTTCTGCGTCTAATATATACTAGACGACGTGAGCCTTTCTTGAACTTCTCATATACATATATCATGCATTATAAGACTAGCTATACTTGCTTTTGTTAATCAATTTAGAAAATGAAATAAACTTTCTATATGTAACCAATTTAAAATGTGGATTAGTTTTATAACTAATGTCATCAAGTTCTTGATTTCGATGCCACAAGTGTTTTTAATAAAACTGATTTCAAATTTACAGGCACTACACCAACGAGTTCTACGCTCGGGTTGCAGGTGTGAGCAACAGGGACTTGAACAAAATGGAGTTGGAGCTTCTCTTCCTACTTGAAGGGTTACAGCTTTTGAGAGTTATTCTTTTCACGATCTAAAAAGAGATGCTATAAAACGGTGACACTCCATCCCTCCAACAAGAGAGTCTCTGGCTGAATAGTTTTTGTTGTATTTACGTTTACAACATCGAGTTTTTCTGCCAGTTAACTGTGTGCACGTTTGATTGGCAGGAAAAGTTTATCAACGGATCGT
This sequence is a window from Brassica oleracea var. oleracea cultivar TO1000 chromosome C1, BOL, whole genome shotgun sequence. Protein-coding genes within it:
- the LOC106302644 gene encoding cyclin-U1-1 — its product is MLTIISHMMEKLVAQNEWLAKSLEPFYGLRAPIISIAKYLERIYKYTKCSPACFVVGHYTNEFYARVAGVSNRDLNKMELELLFLLEGLQLLRVILFTI